In Solanum lycopersicum chromosome 3, SLM_r2.1, the genomic stretch cttggaggatctagattctatgttaccttcattgatgatttcagcaggaaggtatgggtttacttcttgaagcataagtcagatgtgtttgaaactttcaagaagtggaaagctaaagttgagaatcagaccggtttgaaagtcaaatgcctaaggtctgacaatggaggagagtatgacaaatcagagttcaaggcattctgtgcagttgagggaatcagattgatgagaacagttcctggtaaggcaaggcagaatggaattgctgagaggatgaacagaatattgaatgagcgtgcaaggtgtatgaggatacactgtgggctgcccaaaacactttgggcggatgttatgagcacagctgcatacttgatcaacaagGGACCATCAGTttctttagggttcaagattccagaggaggtgtggacaggaaaagaactcaagtactcacacttgaggacttttggttgcactgcttatgttcatgttgatccagaaaagagagacaagcttgatgccaaggctgtgaagtgttacttcataggatatggttctgatttgtttggttacaggttttgggatgacaagaacaaaaagatcctgagacattgtgacgtgacatttaatgagtctgtcctgtacaaggacagagagcagaaggttctagaaattacaaagcaagtgggagttgaggttgagttagacaagagtaaccccagagatgtcgaagcagatactcaaccaactcctactgaagaatctgaagtggagcaagttacacctgagcaggtgttaaggagatcatccagatccatcagggcaccagataggtattcaccttcattacactatatattgctgactgatgagggagaaccagagtcttttgatgaggccatacaggtggaggattcgatcaagtgggagcaagccatggatgatgagatgaggtcacttgaaaAGAATGACACGTGCGTGTTGACTGAgctacctgcagggaagagagctttgctgaacaagtgggtgttcagaatcaagactgaaccagatggcaaaagaaggttcaaggcttatttagtggttaaaggatattcacaaaggaaaggtattgattatgctgaaatattctctcccgttgtgaagttaacctctattcgaattctattgagtattgttgcatcggaaaatttgcatctaaagcaaatggatgtaaaaacaacttttttatatggagatctggacaaagagatctatatgcagcaaccgaaaggatttgtggttccaggcaaggaacacatgctgtgcaagctcaccaagagcttgtatggactaaagcaagtgccaaggcagtggtacaagaagtttgactccttcatgaccaagagtggattctgcaaagctgaaaaggatccttgttgttacttcaagaaatacactgattcatatgtctttctactcttgtatgtggatgatatgttgattgcaggatctagtatgagggagattaataatttgaagacaaggttgtctgcagcatttgagatgaaagatttgagtccagcaaaacagattttggggatgaagatttctcgggatagatctgctggcactttaaatctatctcaggagttgtacattgagaaggtgctgagcagattcagggttaatgatgctaaaccaaggactactccattggcaaatcactttaaattgtcaaaggatcagtcacccaagactgccgaggagcgtgatcacatggcacgttccatatgcttcagcagttggtagtttgatgtatgctatggtctgcactagacctgatagaggacatgcagtgggagtagttagcaggtacatggcgaaccctgggaaagagcattgggaagctgtgaagtggcttctgagatatctgagatgtacatccagtacttcactttgttttggcaaagaaAAGGtaactctacagggttttgtggatgctgatctttgtggggatgttgactcgagcaagagtacatccgggtacatttacaccataggtggaacagcagtgagttggatgtccaggctacaaaagtgtgtttctcttttatctactgaagctgagtatgtggcaatagctgaagctgagAAAGAGATAATATGGCTGatagattatcttgaggaattgggcaagaagcagagcgagaagattctttactcagatagccagagtgccatacagttggtgaaaaatctagtctatcattcgaagacaaagcacatcagaaggcgataccatttcactcgcagggcagtggaggatggtgatatgtgcttggagaagatagagggtgcaaagaacccggcagacatgttgacgaaatgtgttgatgttgggaaactgaggttatgtaaaacctcggttggtattctgtagttgttgctacagatgttgcggtgcggtaaagatgttgatgatgaagagtttttttttgagaatgtattttttggatgactgagtcagtctccaagtgggagaattgttaggcaGTGGAgcttgattaattttaggttttcctatttattctctattttaggttttcctatttattctctattttaggttttcctatttattctctgtaacaaaaaatactttgatttattcatataaatatacctcaccgccatggaagtttactcacggggttttaccacgaaatattgggttttctctctctctagatttctcatctctttctctagaaagttcttgtgttcttcattcatctagtgtgtgcgcgtgaattcgatcctaacaaagGAGTTAGCAAAAGATGTACACAGACTGGCCAAACTAGGTGTAAGtttggttgactctactagtgggggtgatttagttcatcctagttctgaatcatccttggtAGTTGACGTCAAGcagggtcagcatcttgatcctgtgttaatggagttgaaagaatcagTGGTGATAGAGATGAATGACTCTTTCGCtttgggaggtgatggcatactTAGGTATCAACACAGGTTGTGTGTACCAGATGGGGATGATTTGCGGACCAGGATTAttgcagaggcccatggttccagatattccatacacccaggttccaccaagatgtatcatgatcttaagtaGATTTATTGGTatgatggcatgaagaaggacattgcagaatatgtggccaagtgtcctaattgtcagcaggttaaggcaAAACATCTTAAGCCTGAGGGTCTTATTCAGATTATTAAGGTTCCGACTTGAAAGGTGAAGGCCATTAATATTGACTTCGTTGTTGGTACTCTAATGAATAGGAGACAACGCGACTCTGTATGGGTTATTATGgatagattgactaagtctgcccactttatccctatGAAGTCTACTTACATAGCCGAGGACTATGCGAGACTCtacatagatgagattgtgaaATGGCATGGGATTTCTctgtctatcatttcagatatAGGAGTTCGTTTTACTTCACATTTGTGGAGATCTTTCAAGAAAAGCTTGGGCACGCAGGTAAAGCTTAGTActacctttcatcctcagactgataGGCAGGCAGAGCACACCATTCAGACAttagaggacatgttgagagcatgtgtgattgacttcagggGTAGCGGGGATGACCATTttcctttgatagagttctcgtataataattgCTATCGCTTCAGCATTCGGATGGCACTGTTTGAGGCACCATATGGTAGGAGGTTtagatctccagttgggtggttcaaGGTTagagagtcatccattttgggtccagaAATCATTCATGAGGACTTAGAGAAGGTCAGagtgattagggacaggttgaCTACTGCTAACAGTCGACAGAAGTTATATGCAGATAATAGAAAATgacccttagagtttgatgttggtgaccaggtctaTCTGAAGATAtaacctatgaagggggtgatgaggtttggtgggaaggggaagttgagtctGAGTTATATTGGGATTTACGAGATCCTACAGCATTTTGGtaaggtggcctatgagttggcattgcctgcggggctagcttctgttcatccagtctttcatgtatctatgttaaagaagtgcctaggtgaccCAGCATGATTCTACCTTTGAAAGATTTGGGAGTCgatgaagacttgtcctatgaaaaggtacctgttgagatcttagacagacCGGCCAAGCgattgaggaacaaggagatttccacagtgaaggtattgtggagaaatcatcttgttgagggttctatgtgggaggctgaggccgacagGAGAACCtgttatcctcatcttttcagctcttgaggttagacttcctactcttaaaTCTAAGTTTCCTTATATCTCCATATTTTATTGCTATTGCTTGGCTGTGCATAGTAAATATGTTATGATCTGACTAGCATTACGCTAAATAGTGATAATGTCGTtcgggatgaatgttcctaggggggataatgtaacaaccctaaaatggataacataagaaatgcttaatgtgtcaagaatgcctatgattagaatGTGCGTAGAACCATACctcggaacccttgctacagccaagccaactaagtTGGGGAATTAGTtgagcttggaaaggttgggtccaaccatatAGAGCTCTCGAATATGAAAGTTTTCCCCAAAGGAGTCTTTACTAgacttaaaaagaagaaatattagGTTTGGAGTGTCTAGGTGTAAAATGGCctttttccaggataagggtaatatcgtaattacactacatatatatttaattattcaattaataagATGGAGGGGAAATTTGGGGAGAGAGAGCCAAAATggagctcttgaagtgaagtcttgctttATTCGGGTTCTAAcataggtggaagcaatgaattaatgtcatttttatttaggctattgaattaatgtaattaattaattattattattattcattagctgatttaaaataaaataaaaatcagatttttattaaataaataaaaccctATTGACTAAGTCGTAAAACTAGACTCCTGAGCCTCCTATAACTCCAACTCTCCCTCACGTTTATCTCTCCATTCACACGCTTAATCTCTCTTCCTCTTTCATAAGAAAATTCGCTGccaaaataagatacaaaagcagaaaaataaaccaagttcttcacacttgaagaactcacatgaaatCACAAGAAACCAAAACATTAATCGCCCACTAGACTAAGAgaggttgtcattcgagtggAGTTGACATTAAGGAGGCCTAGACGTGTTCTTGGGAGGAATTTTTGGGCAGAAAGTCAAGGGTTTAACTTCAAAAAGGTACGGGTTTTTTTCACTCTtgttccctttcccaagagaccccttaagaaTCATATTAATCATTCAAAAACTAGGAATGTTTCCCCTCTTGCATACCCCTGTCACTAGATCCCATTCAATCGTAGGTTAAGTATGATTGCTAGTAGATTTAGGTGTATGTTATATTTTcatgatgaatatgattatgtttgtggATTTGAAATTGTATTAAAGACAACCATGTATTCAAAATTATGtgcaagtgtgtgtgtgtgtgcaagCATGTTACTGTAAATTAGGTTCTTGGCTTAAGGCTTCAAATTGATAATGTTTTGGTCATAATTTTACGTGCATGAACTtctgtaaatcgtgatgttcattgAAATGGAAGTGTGTCTGATTTGAGTATCAATATTTTGGCTAAACGAACTTATGAAAATGCACCCCAAAATCTGTTAAAAGATCAATGAAATTTCTCTAAGATTTCAAGGGGAAAATGTTGGTGAAAATAAGCtaaaaaatgactaaatttCCAGAAAATTTACAAGTTTAATTGAGGCTAAATGTAGAGGAAtaaatctggaaatttatttGAGAATAAAGGGATGAGGCCACCAGGAttcgaacctgtgacctcacccgTGTACTGCCTTGAAATCGTAAGAAAAGAAATGGAATTATGGGGAATCGACATGGGGTACGTTGGCTGAAGAAGTTGAGtgcaaaaattaataatataaaatgggaggcatgggaatcgaacccacgacctccatgCAGCGAAAGaagtgaaagaaaagtaaaagacaTAAAGTGTGAGGCGTgcggatcgaacccacgacctcaaggttGGAAGGGAGAATGTGCGAACTAAATAGGAAAATAAACCACAACCTCACTGCCTATGCATAGCtaaggaaaattttaaataaaaaaaactaaggaggctgtgggggttcgaacccacaacctcccaattCCCAGCgaaataaagagtaaaataaaaaaaggctatgggggtttgatcccacaacctcttggtctAGGCGAGTTGGACAAcacaattttaaatgaaaataaaaagtgattatgggggttcgatcccacaaccctttggccaaataagaggagaatccaaggagaaaaataaagatagaatggTGATGTTAgggctcgatctagggtcccaatgtcatggggactaaaaataaagtcaaggaaaaatgtAAATATTGTCCAAGGGGTTCAAACTTTGGTTCGCTTGCCCTAAtttccatattgatacataaatcatacgtgaattaaatgtttaagaataatgccacctacttagatcaaaatcgagatcttggcatacatacaagatacataagtcttgtactacataatcttaggaagatatgagtcacttgacaaactatgaatgaagcctcatggttTGTATGTAtcgacccataagtctagcatacggttaaaaataagtgaacctaagatgtatgttatgaaatgatgaaaacctagaagggttaagtacgagtgtaagatacactaaatgtcCATCTGCATTGGAATATgacgaaatgaaaaatgaaatgatgaaatgatgaaatgaacaatgaagtgATGAAACCCTacaagggttaagtaagagtgtgaaacacaataaatggtcaagtgcattggcatatgatgaaataaacattcacataaaaaggggtgagtaattatgaagaacaaATATGTGAATGTTAATTaatatggtgacaacatgatatgaggctaatataaaagatgagatcaatctcaaatgagcctaagtaaatgttaccaaagtGTACTCaactatgagagtgtaaagttaatgaagagaccagtctctatgaacactttaatgaaagtattgagatcaacacacttaatactaatgatgagatgagaaatcatctattgagtatgatgtcctcatactagaatccagcttccatgacgtatgagtttaatgtaatagaactttatattgatcaccgatagactagctatgagcgctgatgccttctttagggaagggcgaaggttcacgtaaatctcatgagatgagactttccggcatgccgggtatgggtctccttatctctcctagtctttgaacctatactgccaatatagggatctggcggggttaaattcccatgtatgctagctTTTTTTGGATCACTTTGGTCGGTGAGTCAaccttttttcggtgtgggggagacattggatttcatgatgctcacatgatctatgtcgattaaagttaaagttcccaaagaatgaatgcggccaacctcaaataatgcacataatgtaatgaacgataccaaaggttttaggataggataatcaagaagTGATCTACATTCAAGTAAttacactaggttattcttgatcattgcacaacaaacccgatgaaagtcttaaaatacatcctaggtatagctggtgttcacactagcctatgaacgaaatgaaatgaaatatgtatggatgaatgaaacagactttgtgtttgctaaagaagtctCCCTAGTTGaagtcccatatgttgagcccttattttgggaagtcctaacgtcaagtccatgatcccaaggtctcatggcatataaaaaatgatatgaactacatgatatgatatgtgatatatgttatgtgttgttttcaaaatgataagtttgatgatgcatgttacactcatggcatgacttttcaaatccaaatttggcaggtccattgactttcctaagccaaatttggcaagtccactgatttgactttccataaatcatgttgttaagaAAGAGCTATccttctcatgcatgtccttagtgtgtgcttgcatatatcCATAGTTAGTACAAATGTGTATTAATCCCAtgaaactctatatttttaggtgcaggcacaaaTGGATGCTACAGCTTTCAAGTTGACGTTGGAGCcatccggacgtggagcattcatccggacttggtaggccctcatgctttcgaggatgtctaccattattatctagattagatgtaggctttaaatagtggagcatgttccactagtgtttctttcaactttcatttcatactttgaattggtgccgttttggcaaaaatacgtTCAAGGCAAtcatgaactatttctttcatttgattatctctatattagatggttgatttgtgaacgcctataatgttatgtttaaaatgtttagcatgaagtaagaagacaaaaagttcaaattttccgctaaaattaacctagacaaAATAAGAATGAAGTATGTAGTTttgtctgtgacctctgagtggtcaacgacgccggtctcgtctggggtctagattccagttGTGACGCTATGGACTTTTTAGTAGGTTTCCATGtaccttgggtaagtttgatgttatatgggtcatcgtggatcgactgactaagtctgcacactttgtaccagttcagactacctataactcagaaaagttagccaagatctatattcgAGAGATAGTTTGTTTTCATGGGGTTCCTATAACTATTATTTCAGATCAtggcacccaatttacatctcatttctggCGACCTATGCAGAAGCAGTTGGGCACTCAAGTGGATTTTAGTACAGCCTTTCACCCTCGGACTGATGGTGAGTCTGAGCAGACTATTAAGGTTCTTGAGGACATGTTACGGgaatgtgtgattgactttggtggtcagtTGGATTAGTTTTTGCCATTagtggagtttgcttacaataataattatcattcgagcattgagatggcaccatttgaggctctgtatggtaggagatgtcgatcttcaattggttggtttgatgcatttgaggttagaccatggggtaccgattttttgagggagtccttggacaaggtcaagttgatccaagatacACTTCTCATGGATCATAGTAGGCAAAAGATTTATGCAGATAGGAAGGTTCGTGGAtttggagtttatggttggagagagggttctattgaaggtttcacccatgaagggtgtgatgagatttggaaagaagggcaagttgaTCCCAAGGTATGTTGGTCCTTTTAAGATTGTGGAGTGTATTGGAGAGGTGGCGTAACAGTTGTCTTTGCCTTTTCAAGAAtccatcctgtatttcatattcAATGCTAAAGAAGTATCATCAGGTAGGTGCtcatgtgattcaatgggattcagtgttacttgatTAGAATTTGACTTTTTAGGAGGAGCCGGTTACCATTTTGGATAGGCATGTTTGAAAGTTGAGGTCAAAAGAGCttgcttcagtaaaggttcaatggaagaatcgtaCCACGGAGGAAGCTATATGGAAGAAAGAGtcagacatgaggagtaaatatcctcGGCTTTTTAAGCGTTTAGCTGAGTTCTTTTCTTTATCTGTTCGAGAACGAACGTTTGTTTAACTTgtaggtgatgtaacgacccgctggTCGTTTTGAGAATAGAACTATTTTGAGTCTTCCATAAAATTTTAGATGAGCAGGACCCTCTTACATTATGAGATTTAAATTAGCAGTACCCTCCTACATAATGAGATTAGTATGACCTTTCTACATAATGGGACTTAGTATGACCCTCCTACATAATAGGATTAGCAGGTTCCTCCTGCATAATAAGATTAGCAGGATCGTCCTACATAATGGGATTtagattagcaggaccctcctacataatgtgatttagtttaaTAGGACCCTCCTACATGATGGGACTGGGTTAATTTCTCTTAACataaacacttcctagtctgagattatttatttatctacttattttttttacattttctaataactcacaaaaaaaaattcgagTTAAAACTagggaattttttttgtttatttcttttgtttgtaaTGGTTTTTAGGTTTCTTCAAGCGGACATggatttgaaattcaagaacaaagttTCAACTTTTTTCAGAATGATCAATCCCTATGATAGCTTAAATTGATTTCTTCAAtgcatgtaccaaccttatttCCTGACATCTATTTTCATTCAGCTTGTAATCAAGAAAACATGCAGTCATTCAAGAGCATTTCAAATTGTCATTTTAAGTGGAAGGTTAAGCCTCGAGTTTATTCAAGATCAAGATATTCCCCCAAAAATCAAGGTGATATTAGAAAGTCAAGACTCAAGTGAAGACTCAAGAGATGTTGCATAGATAAGAGTTTGtacttttattttccttttgactattagcttttatttttttagtaaggATAAGAGTCGCGACTTGGATCCTCGATGGAACCTTACTTAACTTCCAACTCATCTCCTCGTCTCTTTGAACTACACATGACCTGATTCACTTATAACCCGGGATATGTTGGATGTCCAAACGAAGGACTCAATCGcatattttttccttcaaatacAAGTCGGTCAAACTTTATCACATTATCTACTTctttgtttaaaaattattcGTATTTCCAGTCAAAGATAATCTGTAGAAACGTAATTTTTTACCGAACTTAAGGTATTACACCTTTTTTAGTACATAAATATtgcttttatttataaattaaatattttattttttcatcgtATTTTAAGTAAGCTTAGTTTAAAAGATTGGAAAACTacaaaaagatatatgttttcttttagtttaatttttcagaaataagctagtattttctaattatatttttaaactagCTATTTgacttttcttatattttattagttcaaaataattagtaaacgttacgattattattatgattattatattttacaaaattaaaaataaattagaaaataaaaactaaatctAACCCATTTTGACCCATCATTTTCTCCCATTACCCCACTCACCAGTCTTACACTACAAACGCGCCCTCCCACGAAAAACAAGCAGTAACACTCCCCACACACCTATATACATACTATTATTACACAACAaaggaaaatcaacaaaaaatatacatCCACACACGtacaacataagaaaaaaagacaaaaacacaaaaaagaagaagaaaagaaaacataaagagACACAACAACACACTcacagaaaagagaaaaaaagtcaCCTCATTTTTCTATATTCTTCCTATCATAATTAAGCAACACTTTGGtatttttcttccttcttcattACTACTTTCCTATAAATAGAACACATATATCATTACATACAATCTACAAAAGATTTGTGGGTGTTCTAATTGAGCTTCGATTAAGATTTTGCGgtacttattttctttattttgaggTATAACTTTGCCTTAAATCTTTAATGTATTTGTGAAATTTGATGTACTTCTGTGAGGAGTTCTCTTACATTTtacttcattcataattcaattgaATTGTTGTGTTGAgtgttatatatttatttaatgcaTGATAATAGTTTTAATTagtgtttatttttgtttattaatttttagtcGTTAGCTGTTATTTCTTAAACAGGTCGTGGTAGTGTTTTGTCTTAACTTACAAACCAATAATGATAAAGTAGAATTTATTCGgctaaaaaattattgttgttttatttatcGAATAAAGGATGAGATTATTTTTTAGCAATTCATCAGTGTTTTGTTTGGTTTAATAAGAGTTATAATATGTGTAAGCATAATTTTTTCACCAacttaaagataaaaaaaaataaaaatagtatgtgTAGGCCTAATAGTAACATTAACTTtaagagtaaataaaaataaaataatataaataacccataattttatattgtatcctagaagtttaaatttatttttttaattttatttaatatttttgtagtaTTTGATGGGTATTAGGCATGTTTAAATTAGTTTCAATTAAGAATCTGGATAAACGCCTTTCTTtcaaacacttaaaaaaaactcaaggaTGCAGTGACACACCTtgtctaaattattttaataattacttGTTTGTTAATTCAAACCGAGAGGTTTAAATTGAGATTATTTGGTGTGATGAACTCGAGAGGAAAGACAATTATGTCTCCAAATGTTAAGATTGAGAATGCAGTTATGCATCTGGGTTAAGACTAATAAAAGTTCAACCgtcaaaaaataagtaaatcatGGCATATAGACACAAATAtccaaaaatagtaaaaatgagTTTTAGTCAATAAAAGCGACCATGCTAAAATcacgggactcgagggatgcctaatatCTTCCCTCGGTCAATAGAATTTCTTACCTGAATTTCTGGTTCGCAGACCCAAATAtagagtcatttccttttggttagggattaaaagaaaatgtgacTCGGAACACAATAACTCAATTGCAAGTGGAGactctcaaaaataaaataatccctAATTCAataacgtcacttaaattggaaaaacccgTTGCGCGAAAAAGGGGTGACATATATTGCTTTACTTACCGTAATTTTTTTGCTGGTTGATGAGAATTGTCTTATTTGGTACTCACTCGTTTGCTTCTACACTtgtgtaggttatgagcctagATCATTGTAATCACTCTTTCTTCTGTTTTGCGTCTGAGACTTACTGCGGAGAGTTGTGAGGTATCTGCTTATCATCTCAGTAGATACCTTTTACTCTTTTGTTATGTTCTTATTCTGTTCTAGAAAAAGACATTCAGACTTGTACTTCTTTTAATCTAATGTAATACTTAGAGGTTTGTACACATAACAATTAGACTTTGAGGTTATATTTGAgctatattatattattcatgttGTTGAAAATATGTTAGTTTTTTATTCTGATTTACTTCCACATTTCCTTATTTCGTTGGGCTTTGGCTAACCTTTGTTTGTGAGATAAGACGGATGTCATCACGACTAGTTTTTGGATTGTGACATCTGTCATCCTACTTCAAAGATAATCAATCCTCTTCGTATCACAATGCTTCATTTTTTCAACTTATCTTATTCCTTTCACTTTCTattgataattttctttttttaaatacaaatataatgatTGTTTTAGTGTTAAATGTGATAATTAATGATGCTCAATCTATTATACAATAAGATATTTGGATTAATAAAGTATATGATGCTATCTATGAATCTTTAATTTCAGGGTACTCTTTGAAGGTTCCTAAATATAGTGTATCTtgtgtttaaaattttattcgtGTTGATTGGTGCAATTA encodes the following:
- the LOC138347600 gene encoding uncharacterized protein; protein product: MASAELKEMKLQLKDLTDKGFIHPTISPWGALVLFVKNKDGTLQGSSFFSKIDLHSWYHHLRVRDGYIPKTAFHTRYGHYEFLVMSFGLTNAPGALMDLMNRVFREYLDSFVIVFIDDILIYSSTKEDHEQHLRLTLQVRGGLLFHFCPTDNSDYEEGQGGKVIVYASRQLKVDEKNYPTHDLKLAIVVFALKMLRNYLYGVHVDVFTDHKSPQYVFTQRELNLLQQKWLKMLKDYDMNVYYHQGKKDLHEPLTGVKPESMTEEKWKLKDRQALGLIRLTLSRNVAFNIVKEKTTSGLLKALSNMYEKPSAMNKDTFGRTVQSKQNQKFGGDNDFVNSAEDIGDALILSVNSPVESWILDSGASFNSSPSKEFFQSFKSGNFGKVYLADNKALEIEGKGDVEDSIKWEQAMDDEMRSLEKNDTCVLTELPAGKRALLNKWVFRIKTEPDGKRSTSLCFGKEKVTLQGFVDADLCGDVDSSKSTSGLQKCVSLLSTEAEYVAIAEAEKEIIWLIDYLEELGKKQSEKILYSDSQSAIHGGDLVHPSSESSLVVDVKQGQHLDPVLMELKESVVIEMNDSFALGGDGILRYQHRLCVPDGDDLRTRIIAEAHGSRYSIHPDIGVRFTSHLWRSFKKSLGTQVKLSTTFHPQTDRQAEHTIQTLEDMLRACVIDFRGSGDDHFPLIEFSYNNCYRFSIRMALFEAPYGRRFRSPVGWFKVRESSILGPEIIHEDLEKGVMRFGGKGKLSLSYIGIYEILQHFGKVAYELALPAGLASVHPVFHVPVEILDRPAKRLRNKEISTVKVQAQMDATAFKLTLEPSGRGAFIRTWFPCTLGKFDVIWVIVDRLTKSAHFVPVQTTYNSEKLAKIYIREIVCFHGVPITIISDHGTQFTSHFWRPMQKQLGTQVDFSTAFHPRTDGESEQTIKVLEDMLRECVIDFGGQLD